Proteins from a single region of Haloarchaeobius litoreus:
- a CDS encoding universal stress protein, with the protein MYSNILVPTDGSEHAERGIEHGMDLAAEHGATLHVLFVVDENVYGSTPALSSYEAALERLADDAEDLVGDVVEDAIEHEIETTAAVRRGVPHEEILAYASENDIDAIVMGKRGATGEPGEGSHHLGSITDRVLRESEVPVTPV; encoded by the coding sequence ATGTACTCGAACATCCTCGTGCCGACGGACGGGAGCGAGCACGCCGAGCGGGGCATCGAACACGGGATGGACCTGGCGGCGGAACACGGCGCGACACTCCACGTGCTGTTCGTCGTCGACGAGAACGTCTACGGGTCGACACCGGCCCTGAGCAGCTACGAGGCGGCGCTGGAGCGGCTGGCGGACGACGCCGAGGACCTCGTCGGGGACGTCGTCGAGGACGCCATCGAACACGAAATCGAGACGACGGCCGCGGTGCGCCGCGGCGTCCCCCACGAGGAGATACTGGCGTACGCTTCGGAGAACGACATCGACGCCATCGTGATGGGCAAGCGCGGTGCCACGGGGGAGCCTGGCGAGGGCTCGCACCACCTCGGGTCGATCACGGACCGTGTCCTCCGGGAGTCCGAGGTCCCGGTCACACCGGTCTGA